The following coding sequences are from one Arcobacter nitrofigilis DSM 7299 window:
- a CDS encoding cache domain-containing protein, with the protein MITLISYFYVKNTYADFDIELNKLVNDYYSHQKALLKKEINVVIDIINYNATKSGSSEKELKEETIRLLNNISFERERSNYIFVYEILDFNGGDKFARLLVNPNRLDIVGKVISSNYKDANGKKFRQDFLNDIKAKGESFTQYVYKKFSSDQVRQKITYFKLYPTWNWVIAVGVYTDDIEKDIAKKKEDLRSKVKTQIIQNVLLFILFLSIGIVLTILLSERIDDFFKEYREKVKAKSDALIELNETLEKRVSDELEKNREHEQLLVQKSKFIALGEMISNIAHQWRQPLSELSSIFMNIKFKHGMNKLDKETMDKKSKEAEVVLNYMSHTIDDFRNFFMPTKDKEEFYLKDAINSVMTIVSSALKYNNINVEIEVGDDLKLNTFLNEYEQVLLNIISNAKDVLIQNKIENPIIKIYAEEQGNYILLSIEDNGEGVKVNPKSKIFEPYFTTKSDSDGTGIGLYMSKIIIDKNMKGKLRVRNTKDGAKFVITVPK; encoded by the coding sequence ATGATAACTCTTATATCATATTTTTACGTAAAAAATACTTACGCTGACTTTGATATTGAGCTAAATAAGCTTGTAAATGATTATTATTCACACCAAAAAGCTCTTCTCAAAAAAGAGATAAATGTTGTAATTGATATTATAAATTATAATGCCACAAAAAGTGGTAGCAGTGAAAAAGAATTAAAAGAAGAGACAATAAGACTTTTAAATAATATATCCTTTGAAAGGGAAAGAAGTAATTATATATTTGTATATGAAATTTTAGATTTTAATGGTGGAGATAAGTTTGCAAGACTATTAGTCAATCCAAATAGATTGGATATTGTTGGAAAAGTTATTTCATCTAATTACAAAGATGCAAATGGGAAGAAATTCAGACAAGATTTTTTAAATGATATAAAAGCAAAAGGGGAGTCTTTTACTCAATATGTATATAAAAAGTTCTCTTCTGATCAAGTAAGACAAAAAATTACCTATTTTAAACTTTATCCAACTTGGAATTGGGTTATAGCTGTTGGGGTCTATACAGATGATATTGAAAAAGATATTGCTAAGAAAAAAGAAGATTTAAGAAGTAAGGTTAAAACTCAAATAATACAAAATGTACTTTTATTTATACTATTTTTATCTATTGGTATTGTTTTAACGATATTGTTAAGTGAAAGAATTGATGACTTTTTCAAAGAGTATAGGGAAAAAGTAAAAGCAAAATCTGATGCACTAATTGAGTTAAATGAGACTTTGGAAAAAAGAGTCTCTGATGAGTTAGAAAAAAATAGAGAACATGAACAATTACTTGTGCAAAAATCAAAGTTTATTGCCTTAGGGGAGATGATATCAAATATTGCACATCAATGGAGACAACCATTATCTGAACTCTCTTCAATATTTATGAATATAAAATTTAAACACGGTATGAACAAATTAGATAAAGAAACAATGGATAAAAAATCCAAAGAAGCAGAAGTAGTATTAAACTATATGTCTCATACTATTGATGACTTTAGAAATTTCTTTATGCCAACAAAAGATAAAGAAGAGTTTTATTTAAAAGATGCAATCAACTCTGTTATGACTATAGTATCATCAGCTTTAAAATACAACAATATAAATGTAGAAATAGAAGTAGGAGATGACCTGAAACTAAATACATTTCTCAACGAATATGAACAAGTATTATTAAACATAATCTCAAATGCAAAAGATGTTTTGATTCAAAATAAGATTGAAAATCCAATTATTAAAATCTATGCTGAAGAGCAAGGAAATTATATTCTTTTATCTATAGAAGATAATGGAGAAGGTGTAAAAGTAAATCCAAAGAGTAAAATATTTGAACCATATTTTACAACTAAAAGTGATAGTGATGGAACAGGTATTGGTTTATATATGTCTAAGATAATTATTGACAAAAATATGAAAGGTAAATTAAGAGTTCGTAATACAAAAGATGGGGCAAAATTTGTGATTACTGTGCCTAAATAA
- the gltB gene encoding glutamate synthase large subunit, with amino-acid sequence MGCNLDLLTSFKDNCGFGLLADLKKRPSHSNLEDAIHSLERMMHRGAVAADGKTGDGSGLLLSMPDKFMRKIAFHEGIDLPETYAVAMIFTSEDSELEVFIEFCEKNDLKVLLTRTVPVDTEALGKQALESLPNIVQVFVRPNSLMSSKRFEAMLYLTRKECEHKLKDNKDFYIPTFSSKVIAYKGLIMPTHIKHFYIDLRDEDFQISFALFHQRFSTNTLPKWKLAQPFRAIAHNGEINSVEANRFNVEVKSELVKSEIFSDEEIKRILPILQTGSSDSASLDNMFEFLIANGVDFFKAARSLVPAPWQNAPQMDSDLRAFYEYRSTSMEAWDGPAAVSLTDGRHIGCLIDRNGLRPAKYVITKNHKMYITSEYGTLEIDENNILERGRLQSGQMIGLDLNHGKILKEEDINDYLKSSQNYVQWLTKDMEYLQEYIDESFLDTSDYKVKDIETKQKYFNITYEVLDQVIEPMAKEGKEPVGSMGDDTPMACFSKVNRNFTDYFRQKFAQVTNPPIDPYREKVVMSLETGFGPIYNILDEKPEYAKRLKVVSPILMKEKYDVLRSFGDSTNPRYNSQYKNKIFSTTFKTDLKASLEVLSQKVIKSVNEDNITVIILDDRKGSKDNKIMPAAMVVGYLNKRLLEVGIRHQVSLVAVTGEVYDAHMAAVLLAYGVTAIYPYMMYGSVVSLFGRNEISKYEMQELLKNTLKSINAGLLKIMSKMGICTVASYRNSTLFDVIGLSDEIINDCFHGSHSDLAGLGYADIEERIEKIHFNAYCDDTYMFPLNLGGFYKYINGGEYHDYGPATTNAMHNKKAKDKEEITDFDTLRELVNNRDKKFIRDFFEFNSDKKAIDISEVESLEDIFKRFATAAMSLGSISPEAHEAMATAMNTIGGMSNSGEGGEDQKRFGTIKNSKIKQVASGRFGVTPGYLRSAQEIQIKVAQGAKPGEGGQLPGHKVTPLIASLRHTVEGVTLISPPPHHDIYSIEDLAQLIFDLKQINPEAKITVKLVSTIGVGTIAAGVAKAYADRIVISGSDGGTGAAPLTSIKHTGNPWEMGLSEAHNALKANSLRESVHLQTDGGLKTGLDVVKAAMLGAESYAFGTAALTLLGCKILRICHTNKCSVGVATQDEDLRAFFTGTVDRLISYFTFIGEDVRKILASLGYKTIEEIVGRSDLLKVIDDEFAQKFDFQNVLRRIDGIDTCQKPRNEPYDKNEFEKALLKKVHRTIENPKMPIKIKETICNLNRSFGTLISGEIAKYYGDKGLPDNSITFELNGIAGQSLGALLSKGMNINLYGAANDYVGKGMNGGKIIINTPHQGPEFAGAGNTCLYGATGGKLYVRAAVGERFAVRNSGAIAVVEGTGDNACEYMTGGIVVILGDTGINFGAGMTGGLSFIYDPEKSFIDKMNQELIDAVRIDTDDTERERLYLKRLLMDYFNETESERAALILDNFRPQIRNFWMVKPKNMTVLPLDPDKGD; translated from the coding sequence ATGGGTTGTAATTTAGATTTACTTACATCTTTTAAAGATAACTGTGGCTTTGGTTTACTAGCGGATTTAAAAAAGAGACCAAGTCATAGCAACTTAGAAGATGCTATTCATTCACTAGAGCGAATGATGCACAGAGGTGCAGTGGCAGCTGATGGTAAAACTGGAGATGGTTCTGGTTTATTATTATCAATGCCTGATAAATTTATGAGAAAAATTGCTTTTCATGAGGGAATAGATTTACCTGAAACATATGCTGTAGCTATGATATTTACAAGTGAAGATTCGGAATTAGAAGTATTTATAGAATTTTGTGAGAAAAATGACTTAAAAGTATTATTAACAAGAACAGTTCCAGTTGACACAGAAGCCCTTGGAAAACAAGCATTGGAGAGTTTGCCAAATATTGTACAAGTATTTGTTAGACCAAATAGTTTAATGTCATCAAAAAGATTTGAGGCAATGTTATATCTTACTAGAAAAGAGTGTGAGCACAAATTAAAAGATAATAAAGATTTTTATATTCCAACATTCTCATCAAAAGTGATTGCTTATAAAGGGCTTATTATGCCTACGCATATTAAGCATTTTTATATTGATTTAAGAGATGAAGATTTTCAAATTTCATTTGCTTTATTTCACCAAAGATTTTCAACTAATACTCTTCCAAAATGGAAGTTAGCTCAACCATTTAGAGCAATAGCGCATAATGGTGAAATTAACTCTGTAGAAGCAAATAGATTTAATGTTGAAGTAAAATCAGAATTAGTAAAATCAGAAATATTTAGTGATGAAGAGATAAAAAGAATTTTACCTATTTTACAAACAGGTTCATCTGACTCTGCATCTTTAGACAATATGTTTGAGTTTTTGATTGCTAATGGAGTAGATTTTTTCAAAGCAGCTAGAAGTTTAGTTCCTGCACCTTGGCAAAATGCACCACAAATGGATTCTGACTTAAGAGCATTTTATGAATATAGATCTACTTCAATGGAAGCTTGGGATGGTCCAGCTGCAGTATCTTTAACAGATGGTAGACATATTGGTTGTTTGATTGATAGAAATGGATTAAGACCAGCTAAATATGTAATTACCAAAAATCACAAGATGTATATTACATCAGAGTATGGTACACTAGAAATTGATGAAAACAATATCTTAGAGCGAGGTAGATTACAATCAGGTCAAATGATTGGACTAGACCTTAACCATGGAAAAATTTTAAAAGAAGAAGATATTAATGATTATTTAAAATCTTCACAAAATTATGTTCAATGGTTAACAAAAGATATGGAGTACTTACAAGAGTATATTGATGAATCTTTTTTAGATACTAGTGATTATAAAGTTAAAGATATTGAAACAAAACAAAAATATTTTAATATCACATACGAAGTACTAGATCAAGTTATTGAGCCTATGGCAAAAGAGGGTAAAGAACCAGTTGGATCTATGGGTGATGATACTCCTATGGCATGTTTTTCGAAGGTAAATAGAAATTTTACTGATTATTTTAGACAAAAATTTGCACAAGTAACAAATCCACCAATTGATCCATATAGAGAAAAAGTTGTAATGTCTTTAGAGACAGGGTTTGGACCTATTTATAATATTTTAGATGAAAAACCTGAATATGCAAAAAGATTAAAAGTTGTAAGTCCTATTTTGATGAAAGAGAAATATGATGTTTTAAGATCTTTTGGAGATAGTACAAATCCAAGATACAATTCTCAATATAAAAATAAAATTTTCTCAACTACTTTTAAAACAGATTTAAAAGCTTCATTGGAAGTTTTATCTCAAAAAGTTATAAAATCAGTTAATGAAGATAATATTACAGTAATAATTTTAGATGATAGAAAAGGTTCTAAAGATAATAAAATTATGCCTGCAGCTATGGTTGTTGGATACCTAAATAAAAGACTTCTAGAAGTTGGTATTCGACATCAAGTATCATTAGTAGCAGTAACTGGTGAAGTTTATGATGCACATATGGCAGCTGTTCTTTTAGCTTATGGAGTTACAGCTATTTATCCATATATGATGTATGGTTCAGTTGTCTCTTTATTTGGAAGAAACGAAATCTCTAAATATGAGATGCAAGAACTGCTTAAAAATACTCTAAAATCAATAAATGCAGGATTATTAAAAATCATGTCTAAAATGGGTATTTGTACAGTAGCTTCATATAGAAATTCAACACTATTTGATGTAATTGGATTAAGTGATGAGATTATTAATGATTGTTTTCATGGGAGTCATTCTGATTTAGCAGGTCTTGGTTATGCTGACATTGAAGAGAGAATAGAAAAAATTCATTTTAATGCATACTGTGATGATACTTATATGTTCCCTTTAAATTTAGGTGGATTTTATAAATATATAAATGGTGGGGAATATCATGATTATGGTCCAGCTACTACTAATGCTATGCATAATAAAAAAGCAAAAGATAAAGAAGAAATTACTGATTTTGATACTTTAAGAGAACTTGTAAATAATAGAGATAAAAAATTTATTAGAGATTTCTTTGAGTTTAATTCAGATAAGAAAGCAATAGATATTAGTGAAGTAGAGTCTTTAGAAGATATCTTCAAAAGATTTGCAACAGCTGCTATGTCTTTAGGTTCTATTTCTCCTGAAGCTCATGAAGCAATGGCTACAGCTATGAATACAATTGGTGGTATGAGTAACTCAGGTGAAGGTGGAGAAGACCAAAAAAGATTTGGAACAATAAAAAACTCTAAAATAAAACAAGTTGCATCTGGAAGATTTGGGGTAACACCTGGATATTTAAGAAGTGCCCAAGAGATTCAAATCAAAGTTGCACAAGGTGCAAAACCAGGTGAAGGTGGACAATTACCAGGTCATAAAGTTACTCCATTGATTGCAAGTTTACGACATACAGTTGAAGGTGTTACTCTTATCTCTCCACCACCACATCATGATATTTATTCTATTGAAGATTTAGCTCAGTTGATTTTTGACTTAAAACAAATCAATCCAGAAGCTAAAATCACAGTTAAATTAGTATCAACTATTGGAGTTGGAACAATTGCAGCAGGTGTTGCAAAAGCATATGCAGATAGAATTGTTATCTCAGGAAGTGATGGTGGTACGGGAGCTGCTCCTTTAACATCTATTAAACACACAGGTAATCCTTGGGAAATGGGTCTTTCAGAAGCTCATAATGCCTTAAAAGCAAATAGTTTAAGAGAATCTGTTCATCTTCAAACAGATGGTGGACTTAAAACAGGACTTGATGTTGTAAAAGCCGCAATGCTTGGGGCTGAGTCTTATGCTTTTGGAACAGCAGCACTTACACTTTTAGGTTGTAAGATTTTGAGAATCTGTCATACAAATAAGTGTTCTGTGGGAGTTGCTACTCAAGATGAAGATTTAAGAGCATTTTTTACAGGTACAGTTGATAGACTTATTTCTTATTTTACATTTATTGGTGAAGATGTTAGAAAAATACTTGCATCATTGGGGTATAAAACTATTGAAGAAATTGTTGGAAGAAGTGATTTATTAAAAGTAATTGATGATGAATTTGCACAAAAATTTGATTTCCAAAATGTTTTAAGAAGAATAGATGGAATTGATACTTGTCAAAAACCAAGAAATGAACCTTATGATAAAAATGAGTTTGAAAAAGCATTATTAAAAAAAGTGCATAGAACAATAGAAAACCCTAAAATGCCAATTAAAATTAAAGAGACTATTTGTAACTTAAATAGATCATTTGGTACTTTAATTTCTGGTGAAATTGCAAAATATTATGGTGACAAAGGTTTACCTGATAATTCTATAACTTTTGAGTTAAATGGAATTGCTGGACAATCTTTAGGAGCGTTATTATCAAAAGGTATGAATATTAACCTTTATGGTGCAGCAAATGATTATGTGGGTAAAGGTATGAATGGTGGTAAAATCATTATAAATACTCCTCACCAAGGTCCAGAATTCGCAGGTGCTGGTAATACATGTTTATATGGAGCAACCGGTGGAAAACTTTATGTACGAGCAGCAGTAGGGGAACGATTTGCTGTTAGAAACTCAGGTGCAATAGCAGTTGTTGAAGGAACAGGAGATAATGCCTGTGAGTATATGACAGGCGGTATTGTTGTAATTTTAGGTGATACTGGTATCAACTTTGGTGCTGGTATGACTGGTGGATTATCTTTTATTTATGACCCTGAGAAATCTTTTATTGATAAAATGAATCAAGAATTAATTGATGCAGTTAGAATTGATACAGATGATACTGAGAGAGAAAGATTGTATTTAAAAAGATTATTAATGGATTATTTCAATGAAACTGAATCAGAAAGAGCAGCTTTAATATTAGATAATTTTAGACCACAAATAAGAAATTTTTGGATGGTAAAACCAAAAAATATGACAGTTCTACCATTAGATCCGGATAAGGGAGATTAA
- a CDS encoding TRAP transporter small permease, producing the protein MIIKLLSKAIGHINQKIAAFGMAIGVSIAFVNVIARYVFDASLTWATELSIDLLLWSAFFGAAYCFKKDAHIAVTILLDSMPSRVAKGMLIISHTVTLVFLLAVSYYGLQYITQVVYPLDERSIDLWNMPMWVVYLVIPISFLFGAFRVAERIHAILSTNHDRILKESEAEQVLAGMGMGAKEHKENENIKHLNEMVKEVEKKTGGML; encoded by the coding sequence ATGATAATAAAACTTCTAAGTAAAGCAATAGGTCACATTAATCAAAAGATAGCAGCTTTTGGTATGGCTATTGGTGTTTCTATTGCATTTGTTAATGTTATAGCTAGATATGTCTTTGATGCCTCACTAACATGGGCAACAGAATTAAGCATTGACTTATTATTATGGAGTGCCTTTTTTGGAGCAGCTTATTGTTTCAAAAAAGATGCACATATTGCAGTTACTATTCTTTTAGATAGTATGCCATCAAGAGTTGCAAAAGGTATGTTAATCATTTCTCATACAGTAACATTAGTTTTCTTACTTGCAGTTTCATACTATGGACTTCAATACATAACTCAAGTAGTTTATCCATTGGATGAGAGATCAATTGATTTATGGAATATGCCTATGTGGGTAGTTTATTTAGTTATTCCTATTTCATTTCTTTTTGGAGCATTTAGAGTTGCAGAGAGAATACACGCAATTTTATCGACAAATCACGATAGAATTTTAAAAGAGAGTGAAGCTGAACAAGTTTTAGCAGGTATGGGAATGGGTGCAAAAGAGCATAAAGAGAATGAAAATATAAAACACCTAAATGAAATGGTTAAAGAAGTTGAAAAGAAAACAGGAGGAATGCTATGA
- a CDS encoding TRAP transporter substrate-binding protein, whose translation MKITMKSFIISATLGSLLFTGCGDTKVEDKKPTSKSENAGPEYTLKFSHVVSPNTPKGKAADFFEKRLEELSGGKIDVQVYPSSQLYTDNAVLKALTLDSVQMAAPSFSKFGKIVPQLALFDLPFLFKDIDQLHRVQDGVVGQKLKQMIDDKGYIALNFWDNGFKQLSSSKKPILMPADAEGQKFRIMSSKVLEAQFKAVGANPQMMPFSEVYSGLQQGVIDAAENPFSNIYTKKFYEVQKYLTVSNHGYLGYLVVMSKKFWESLPEDLQKDVVQAMNEATVKEREYAQELNNSQFEKIKEYAKTTGKLEIFELTPEQRAAWKKAVSKIYPEFYDKDLIGKDLINDALNTK comes from the coding sequence ATGAAAATCACTATGAAAAGTTTTATAATTAGTGCAACTCTTGGTTCACTATTATTTACTGGTTGTGGAGATACAAAAGTAGAGGATAAAAAACCTACTTCAAAGAGTGAAAATGCAGGACCTGAATATACACTTAAATTTTCGCATGTTGTAAGTCCAAATACACCAAAAGGAAAAGCAGCAGACTTTTTTGAAAAAAGATTAGAAGAACTTTCTGGTGGTAAAATTGATGTTCAAGTTTATCCATCTTCTCAACTTTACACTGATAATGCAGTACTTAAAGCCTTGACTTTAGACTCTGTTCAAATGGCAGCACCATCTTTTTCTAAATTTGGTAAAATTGTTCCTCAATTAGCTCTATTTGATTTACCATTTTTATTTAAAGATATTGACCAGTTACATAGAGTTCAAGATGGGGTTGTAGGTCAAAAATTAAAACAAATGATTGATGATAAAGGTTATATAGCATTAAACTTTTGGGATAATGGATTTAAACAATTATCTTCATCTAAAAAACCAATTCTAATGCCTGCAGATGCTGAGGGACAAAAATTTAGAATCATGTCTTCAAAAGTATTAGAAGCACAATTTAAAGCTGTTGGTGCAAATCCACAAATGATGCCTTTCTCTGAAGTTTATTCTGGTTTACAACAAGGTGTTATTGATGCAGCTGAAAATCCATTTTCAAACATCTATACTAAAAAATTCTATGAAGTTCAAAAGTATTTAACTGTTTCTAATCATGGTTACCTTGGTTACTTAGTTGTTATGTCTAAAAAATTCTGGGAATCATTACCTGAAGATTTACAAAAAGATGTTGTACAAGCTATGAATGAAGCTACCGTTAAAGAAAGAGAGTATGCTCAAGAATTAAATAATTCTCAATTTGAAAAAATCAAAGAGTATGCAAAAACAACTGGAAAACTTGAAATATTCGAGTTAACTCCTGAACAAAGAGCTGCTTGGAAAAAAGCTGTTAGTAAAATCTATCCTGAATTTTATGATAAAGATTTAATAGGTAAAGATTTAATTAATGATGCTCTTAATACAAAATAA
- a CDS encoding TRAP transporter large permease, which produces MSIAVLFGIFFFLVLIGAPIAICLGAATFTTMMLFTPISPIEVSSMLFEKVDHYSLMAIPMFILAGNLLSKGSAAQRIIEFAKSLVGHLPGGLPISAIFASIIFAAVSGSSPATVVAIGSIMFGAIMQAGYPKKYAVGTIATAGSLGILIPPSIVLIVYGVTAEVSIGRLFMAGVVPGVLLGIMLMVVTYVGAVRLGFKKAEPQPFKERLKKMKDASWGLMTIVIVIGGIYGGIFTPTEAAAVAAVWAFFISVFIYKDIKLTEFYTTTLESAKTTAMIMFIIANAMLFAHFLTIENIPQMITHALVEANVDKYMFLLMVNVLLIIAGSFMEPSAIIMIMVPLLLPVAVALGIDPIHFGIVITINMELGMVSPPVGLNLFVTSGLTGMSIKDVIVATLPWTLTIFVGLMLVTYIPEIALFLPNLMYGG; this is translated from the coding sequence ATGAGTATAGCTGTATTATTTGGGATATTTTTCTTTTTAGTACTTATTGGAGCACCTATTGCTATTTGTTTAGGAGCTGCTACATTTACTACAATGATGTTATTTACTCCTATATCACCTATTGAAGTATCTTCAATGTTATTTGAAAAAGTTGACCATTATTCACTTATGGCAATCCCTATGTTCATTTTAGCAGGAAACTTACTGAGTAAGGGAAGCGCCGCGCAGAGGATTATCGAATTTGCTAAATCTTTAGTTGGACACTTACCAGGTGGATTACCTATCTCAGCTATTTTTGCATCTATTATTTTTGCTGCTGTTTCTGGTTCTTCTCCTGCAACTGTTGTTGCTATTGGTTCTATTATGTTTGGTGCCATTATGCAAGCTGGTTACCCTAAAAAATATGCTGTTGGTACTATTGCAACTGCTGGTTCATTAGGAATATTAATTCCACCTTCAATTGTATTAATCGTATATGGAGTTACTGCTGAAGTTTCAATTGGTAGACTTTTTATGGCAGGTGTTGTTCCAGGTGTATTATTAGGAATCATGCTTATGGTTGTTACATATGTGGGAGCTGTTAGATTAGGATTTAAAAAAGCTGAACCTCAGCCTTTTAAAGAAAGACTTAAAAAGATGAAAGATGCATCATGGGGTCTTATGACAATTGTTATTGTAATAGGTGGTATCTATGGTGGTATCTTTACTCCAACTGAAGCTGCTGCGGTTGCTGCTGTTTGGGCATTTTTTATATCTGTATTTATTTATAAAGATATTAAATTAACAGAATTTTATACAACAACATTAGAATCAGCAAAAACAACAGCAATGATTATGTTTATTATTGCAAATGCAATGTTATTTGCACACTTCTTAACTATTGAAAATATTCCACAAATGATTACTCATGCATTAGTTGAAGCAAATGTTGATAAATATATGTTCTTACTTATGGTGAATGTACTTTTAATTATTGCTGGATCATTTATGGAACCTAGTGCAATTATTATGATTATGGTACCTTTATTACTTCCTGTTGCTGTTGCACTTGGAATTGACCCAATTCACTTTGGTATTGTTATTACTATCAATATGGAGCTAGGAATGGTATCCCCTCCTGTTGGTCTAAACTTATTTGTTACTTCAGGACTTACAGGAATGTCAATAAAAGATGTTATCGTCGCAACTTTACCTTGGACCTTAACTATCTTTGTAGGACTTATGCTGGTTACTTATATCCCAGAAATTGCCCTATTCTTACCAAACTTAATGTATGGTGGATGA
- a CDS encoding TRAP transporter substrate-binding protein yields MIKSNGILFTGKKFVMGAVVSALLATSGIAADYTLKFSHVVSPNTPKGKAADFFAKRLEELSGGKIDVQVYPSSQLYNDSAVLKALRLDSVQMAAPSFSKFGKIVPQLALFNLPFLFKDIDQLHRVQDGPVGEKLKSLVTAKGFVALNFWDNGFKQLSSSKEPLLMPKDAEGQKFRIMSSKVLEAQFKAVGANPQMMPFSEVYSGLQQGVIDAAENPFSNIYTKKFYEVQKYLTVSNHGYLGYLVVMSKKFWNSLPKDLQKDVVQAMNEATQKEREYAQELNDSQFQKIKDYAKETGKLKIYVLTPEQRAAWKKAVSKIYPQFYNKNLIGKDLIEGALNTK; encoded by the coding sequence ATGATAAAAAGCAATGGAATCCTGTTTACAGGTAAAAAATTTGTAATGGGTGCAGTAGTTAGTGCTTTATTGGCTACTTCTGGTATTGCAGCAGACTATACACTTAAATTTTCACATGTTGTAAGTCCAAATACACCAAAAGGAAAAGCAGCAGACTTTTTTGCAAAAAGATTAGAAGAACTTTCTGGTGGTAAAATTGATGTTCAAGTTTATCCATCTTCTCAATTGTATAATGACAGTGCTGTACTTAAAGCTTTAAGATTAGACTCTGTTCAAATGGCAGCACCATCTTTTTCTAAATTTGGTAAAATTGTTCCTCAATTAGCTCTATTTAATTTACCATTTTTATTTAAAGATATTGACCAGTTACATAGAGTTCAAGATGGTCCTGTTGGAGAAAAACTTAAAAGTTTAGTAACTGCTAAAGGTTTTGTAGCATTAAACTTCTGGGATAATGGATTCAAACAACTATCTTCATCAAAAGAGCCATTATTAATGCCAAAAGATGCAGAAGGTCAAAAATTTAGAATCATGTCTTCAAAAGTGTTAGAAGCACAATTTAAAGCTGTTGGTGCAAATCCACAAATGATGCCTTTCTCTGAAGTTTATTCTGGTTTACAACAAGGTGTTATTGATGCAGCTGAAAATCCATTTTCAAACATCTATACTAAAAAATTCTATGAAGTTCAAAAGTATTTAACTGTTTCTAATCATGGTTACCTTGGTTACTTAGTTGTTATGTCTAAAAAATTCTGGAATTCATTACCAAAAGATTTACAAAAAGATGTTGTACAAGCTATGAATGAAGCTACACAAAAAGAAAGAGAATATGCTCAAGAATTAAATGATTCTCAATTTCAAAAAATCAAAGATTATGCAAAAGAAACTGGAAAACTTAAAATTTATGTGTTAACTCCTGAGCAAAGAGCTGCTTGGAAAAAAGCTGTTAGCAAAATCTATCCTCAATTTTATAATAAAAATTTAATTGGTAAAGATTTAATTGAAGGTGCCCTTAATACTAAATAA
- a CDS encoding response regulator transcription factor, whose translation MDYNLVNQLRSFTLLYAEDEIGIQNNIFEILDCMFKNIYLAKDGEEAYKLYLEKKPDLIITDIKMPKMSGLELVKKIRESNPKVRVIITSAHTDLEYLLDATELHLVKYIVKPITEEKLSLALKAFIDSFENSTIFNLIPLWVYDESKALVKGPREEFILTKKENIFLKMLLVKGRIITYHEIENILWEETSIMTQNALRLFIKNLRKKLPKNILKNIQGTGYRLNI comes from the coding sequence ATGGATTATAATTTAGTTAACCAACTAAGAAGTTTTACTTTACTCTATGCAGAAGATGAGATTGGTATTCAAAATAATATTTTTGAAATTCTTGATTGCATGTTTAAAAACATATATCTAGCAAAAGATGGAGAAGAAGCCTATAAACTCTACCTAGAAAAAAAACCTGATTTAATAATTACAGATATTAAAATGCCAAAAATGAGTGGTTTAGAGCTAGTCAAAAAAATAAGAGAATCTAATCCAAAGGTTCGAGTAATAATTACTTCAGCTCATACTGATTTAGAGTATCTTTTAGACGCAACAGAGCTTCATTTGGTAAAATATATTGTAAAACCAATAACAGAAGAGAAACTAAGCCTTGCTCTAAAAGCTTTTATAGATAGTTTTGAAAATAGCACTATTTTTAATCTTATACCTTTATGGGTTTATGATGAGAGTAAAGCATTAGTAAAAGGACCTAGAGAAGAGTTTATACTTACTAAAAAAGAGAATATATTTTTAAAAATGCTTTTAGTAAAGGGAAGAATCATCACTTACCATGAGATTGAAAATATTCTTTGGGAAGAGACTTCTATTATGACACAAAATGCCCTAAGGCTATTTATCAAAAATTTACGAAAAAAACTTCCAAAAAATATACTTAAAAATATACAAGGAACTGGATATAGACTAAATATCTAA